From the Maioricimonas rarisocia genome, one window contains:
- a CDS encoding DUF1553 domain-containing protein, translating into MTASLSAAEPTAEQIEFFESKIRPVLVEHCYDCHNSAETTEGGLALDHRRALLDGGDGGAIVVPGKPGESRLLAILRHEVEDLEMPDGGPKLDDRVIADFEKWIALGLPDPRDNPPSADDVAAATSWEAKLQRRKQWWSFQPIASPAVPDVQRTEWSGHPVDRFILSKLEENGLEPVQPAEPRVLVRRLYFTLVGLPPSPEEASRWSERIGQADGAERDRVIEALVGELLESPHFGERWARHWMDWIRYAESHGSEGDPAIDNAWLYRDYLIRALNADVPYDQLVREHVAGDLLDEPRVNEDLGINESAIGPAHWRMVFHGFAPTDALDERVRFTDDQINAFSKAFLGLTVSCARCHDHKFDAISQADYYAMFGILSSCRPARTVIDLPEKQQKHSDRLAELKPQIRDAIADAWLDGLPGLRERLLSPDGPSKDAKEASHLLHPLREVRQGDGNQFAAQWDQQRKAWEADVAQRDRHREAAPLRRWDLSRADDFSEWFPTGIGLPESPDAAGEFAIAPAGDAALTGIYPSGVYSHGLSAKHPARLTSPDVTLDGEYDLWVRVIGDGGASLRYVVQNYPRSGTVYPVTNLSPQWRWQKYDLTYWNGDAIHVELTAGPDAPLLVKNNPRSWFGVQEAVLLPKGAPGPHEGRAFLDPVFKAAGDTPPESVEQVVDRYIDAIGAALSAWKSGSADDAQAALLAVCLEQGLLSNQLDAFPAARDLIAEYRRLENDVPVPTRVPGVDETVGYDQPLYIRGNHKQPGDAVPRRFLEAIDPTPYETHLSGRRELAEDLLREDNPLTRRVIVNRIWHHLFGQGIVATPDNFGRLGQKPTHPELLDWLANHFAEEGWSLKRMIRLLVTSRTWQLSSMPGEKAKEIDPGNKLLSHANVRRLEAEAVRDTLLSVTGVLDRTMYGPPVDGNAPRRSIYVRVRRNSLDPFLRVFDFPEPFSATGRRSNTNVPAQSLTLMNDPRLERYAKAWGSRFSVAAGETTEAERVSLMFEEAFAREATPAEVDRVQRYLADLAEEHNTLRIRLTTLQKRVRDKQQSIEQITGPVRERLLAEAGQKVDSGQKQLPAPVAAWEFDDNFRDSVGNAHGTPQNGARLEDGALVVSGNAHVVTAPIAKPLREKTLEAWVRLDNLDQRGGGVMSVQSPDGRFFDAIVFGEKDPRQWLAGSNNFARTESFGGPQEQEAVGQPVHIAIVYHSDGRIVGYRNGQPYGRAYQSDGPYPFEAGSTVVSFGVRHLPAVGNRLLAGRILQARLYDRALSAEELLARYHDDPAYVSESQVLAELSEDQRRRLEGHEQQIARLEEETASLGPVPQTLNEQARWADLAKALFTFKEFIYVR; encoded by the coding sequence ATGACAGCCTCTCTTTCGGCCGCGGAACCGACCGCCGAGCAGATCGAGTTCTTTGAGTCGAAGATCCGTCCCGTTCTGGTCGAGCACTGCTACGACTGTCACAACTCGGCCGAGACGACCGAGGGAGGACTGGCGCTCGATCATCGGCGGGCGCTTCTGGATGGTGGTGACGGCGGGGCGATTGTGGTGCCCGGTAAGCCGGGCGAGAGCCGGCTGCTGGCGATCCTGCGGCACGAGGTGGAAGACCTCGAGATGCCGGACGGCGGACCGAAGCTGGACGATCGTGTCATTGCAGACTTCGAGAAATGGATTGCACTCGGTCTGCCCGATCCGCGGGATAACCCACCCTCTGCCGATGACGTTGCGGCGGCCACGTCGTGGGAGGCGAAGCTTCAGCGGCGCAAGCAATGGTGGAGCTTCCAACCGATTGCCTCTCCGGCCGTACCGGATGTGCAACGAACTGAATGGTCTGGGCACCCAGTCGACCGGTTCATCCTGTCGAAGCTGGAAGAGAACGGTCTGGAGCCTGTTCAGCCGGCCGAGCCGCGTGTGCTGGTTCGTCGGCTGTACTTCACGCTCGTCGGTCTCCCACCCTCCCCCGAAGAGGCGAGCCGCTGGTCAGAACGGATCGGACAGGCGGACGGTGCAGAACGAGATCGCGTCATCGAAGCGTTGGTCGGGGAACTGCTGGAGAGTCCGCATTTCGGCGAGCGATGGGCCCGGCACTGGATGGACTGGATCCGCTATGCCGAGTCGCATGGCTCCGAAGGGGACCCGGCGATCGACAACGCCTGGTTGTACCGCGACTACCTGATTCGCGCGCTCAACGCGGACGTCCCGTACGATCAGCTCGTGCGCGAGCATGTCGCCGGTGATCTGCTGGACGAGCCGCGGGTGAACGAAGATCTGGGGATCAATGAGTCGGCGATCGGTCCGGCGCATTGGCGGATGGTGTTTCACGGTTTTGCTCCGACCGATGCCCTCGACGAGCGGGTGCGGTTTACCGACGATCAGATCAACGCGTTCAGCAAGGCGTTTCTGGGGCTGACGGTCTCGTGTGCCCGCTGTCACGATCATAAGTTCGACGCGATCAGTCAGGCCGACTACTACGCGATGTTCGGCATCCTCAGTTCCTGCCGGCCGGCCCGCACCGTCATCGATCTGCCGGAGAAGCAGCAGAAGCATTCGGATCGACTGGCTGAGCTCAAACCGCAGATCCGCGATGCGATTGCCGATGCCTGGCTCGATGGTCTTCCCGGTCTGCGTGAACGTCTGCTGAGTCCCGACGGTCCCTCGAAGGACGCGAAAGAGGCGTCGCACCTGTTGCATCCGTTGCGCGAGGTCCGCCAGGGGGACGGGAACCAGTTCGCCGCGCAGTGGGATCAGCAGCGAAAGGCGTGGGAAGCGGACGTCGCGCAGCGTGACCGGCACCGCGAGGCGGCCCCCCTGCGACGGTGGGATCTGTCGCGGGCAGATGACTTTTCGGAGTGGTTTCCCACGGGGATCGGGTTGCCCGAGTCGCCTGACGCTGCCGGCGAGTTCGCGATTGCTCCGGCCGGAGACGCGGCACTGACGGGGATCTATCCTTCCGGAGTCTATTCGCACGGTTTGTCGGCGAAGCACCCGGCCCGGCTGACGTCACCCGATGTCACACTCGACGGGGAGTACGACCTGTGGGTTCGTGTGATCGGCGACGGCGGAGCCAGTCTTCGCTATGTCGTACAGAACTATCCCCGCAGCGGTACCGTCTACCCGGTCACAAACCTGTCACCACAGTGGCGCTGGCAGAAGTACGACCTGACGTACTGGAACGGCGACGCGATTCACGTCGAGCTGACGGCAGGGCCGGATGCTCCGCTGCTGGTGAAGAACAATCCCCGCTCGTGGTTCGGTGTCCAGGAAGCAGTCCTGCTGCCAAAGGGAGCGCCCGGTCCGCATGAGGGGCGAGCGTTCCTCGATCCGGTGTTCAAGGCGGCTGGAGACACGCCGCCCGAGTCGGTGGAACAAGTGGTGGATCGCTATATCGATGCGATCGGCGCCGCGCTCTCTGCGTGGAAGTCCGGTTCGGCCGACGACGCGCAGGCCGCGCTGCTGGCTGTCTGCCTCGAACAGGGACTGCTATCGAACCAGTTGGACGCATTCCCGGCGGCCAGGGACCTGATTGCCGAGTATCGCCGGCTGGAAAACGATGTCCCCGTGCCGACGCGCGTGCCCGGCGTAGATGAGACCGTCGGATACGACCAGCCGCTCTACATTCGGGGGAATCACAAGCAGCCGGGGGATGCCGTGCCGCGACGTTTCCTCGAAGCGATCGATCCGACGCCGTACGAGACGCACCTGAGCGGTCGCAGGGAACTGGCGGAAGACCTGCTGCGTGAGGACAACCCGCTTACGCGGCGCGTCATTGTGAACCGCATCTGGCATCACCTGTTCGGCCAGGGGATTGTTGCGACTCCCGATAACTTCGGGCGACTCGGCCAGAAACCGACGCATCCGGAACTGCTTGACTGGCTGGCGAACCATTTCGCGGAGGAGGGCTGGTCGCTGAAGCGGATGATTCGTCTGCTGGTCACCTCGCGAACGTGGCAGCTTTCCTCGATGCCAGGTGAGAAGGCCAAAGAGATTGACCCCGGCAACAAACTGCTCTCGCACGCGAACGTTCGTCGGCTGGAGGCGGAAGCAGTGCGGGACACTTTGCTGAGTGTTACAGGTGTGCTGGACCGGACAATGTACGGTCCGCCTGTGGACGGCAACGCGCCGCGGCGCAGTATCTACGTGCGGGTCCGACGGAATTCGCTCGATCCGTTCCTGCGGGTGTTCGACTTCCCGGAACCGTTCAGCGCCACCGGTCGCCGCAGCAACACGAACGTGCCCGCGCAATCTCTGACGCTGATGAACGACCCGCGCCTCGAGCGATATGCAAAGGCGTGGGGAAGCCGTTTCAGTGTTGCTGCAGGAGAGACGACCGAGGCCGAGCGGGTTTCGCTGATGTTTGAAGAAGCGTTCGCCCGCGAGGCGACACCTGCCGAGGTTGATCGCGTGCAGCGGTATCTGGCTGACCTGGCCGAGGAGCACAACACGCTGCGGATCCGGCTGACGACACTGCAGAAGCGCGTCCGCGACAAGCAGCAGTCCATCGAACAGATCACCGGCCCGGTGCGTGAGCGACTGCTGGCCGAAGCGGGTCAGAAGGTCGACAGCGGACAAAAGCAGCTTCCCGCACCGGTGGCCGCGTGGGAATTCGATGACAACTTCCGTGACTCCGTCGGAAATGCTCACGGCACCCCGCAGAACGGAGCGCGGCTGGAGGACGGAGCTCTCGTCGTCAGTGGGAATGCCCACGTCGTGACGGCGCCGATCGCGAAACCGCTGCGGGAGAAGACGCTCGAGGCATGGGTTCGGCTGGACAACCTCGATCAGCGCGGCGGTGGCGTGATGAGTGTGCAGTCGCCTGACGGGCGGTTCTTCGATGCGATCGTGTTCGGTGAGAAGGATCCCCGGCAGTGGCTGGCCGGCAGCAACAACTTTGCCCGCACCGAATCGTTTGGCGGACCGCAGGAGCAGGAAGCGGTCGGCCAGCCGGTTCACATTGCGATCGTGTATCACTCCGACGGCCGCATCGTCGGCTACCGGAACGGACAGCCGTACGGCCGGGCCTATCAGAGCGACGGCCCCTATCCCTTCGAAGCGGGCAGCACCGTTGTCTCGTTCGGCGTGCGGCATCTGCCGGCGGTGGGCAACCGGTTGCTTGCGGGGCGGATTCTGCAGGCGCGGCTTTACGACCGGGCGCTGTCGGCTGAAGAACTGCTGGCCCGATACCATGACGATCCGGCCTATGTGTCGGAGTCACAGGTTCTCGCTGAGCTGAGCGAGGATCAGCGCCGTCGCCTCGAAGGACATGAGCAGCAGATCGCCCGCCTCGAAGAGGAGACTGCCTCCCTGGGGCCGGTGCCGCAAACGCTGAACGAACAGGCTCGCTGGGCCGACCTGGCCAAGGCGCTGTTCACGTTCAAGGAATTCATCTACGTCCGTTAA
- a CDS encoding IclR family transcriptional regulator has product MSETVRGEAASLQRGLAILELLAERPDGATLSELTDALQFPGASALRITRTLVRLGYLSRDERSRRFFLTNRFLLLGQPRGREHALTECALPAMRTIRQATGETTHLCCLIDDEMVIIEQLLAAHPFKYSADIGARCPCYSCAPGKAIAAFLPDDEQESLLGRIRFKPFTDTTITTRRAFRQELAGVRACGFAVDRAEGMDGIHCVAAPLLDRHGAAVAAITIAGPSSRVRDDEFEVIGEIVREGARRASEEFNGQ; this is encoded by the coding sequence ATGAGTGAGACCGTCCGAGGAGAAGCCGCCAGCCTGCAGCGGGGGCTGGCGATCCTGGAACTGCTGGCCGAGCGTCCCGACGGAGCGACGCTCAGTGAGCTGACGGACGCGTTGCAGTTTCCAGGGGCCTCGGCTCTGCGAATCACGAGGACGCTGGTTCGCCTGGGGTATCTCTCGCGGGATGAGCGGTCGCGTCGATTCTTTCTTACGAATCGCTTCCTGCTGCTCGGACAGCCCCGGGGCCGCGAACACGCGCTGACCGAGTGTGCCCTGCCGGCCATGCGGACGATCCGGCAGGCGACGGGAGAGACGACGCACTTGTGCTGCCTGATCGATGATGAGATGGTTATCATTGAACAGTTGCTGGCCGCTCACCCGTTCAAATACTCCGCAGACATTGGTGCCCGCTGTCCCTGTTACAGCTGTGCACCGGGGAAGGCGATCGCGGCCTTTCTGCCAGATGACGAGCAGGAATCGCTGCTGGGCCGCATCCGCTTCAAACCCTTCACCGACACGACGATCACCACACGACGGGCCTTTCGACAGGAACTGGCCGGCGTTCGCGCATGCGGGTTTGCCGTCGACCGGGCCGAAGGGATGGATGGGATTCATTGTGTTGCCGCTCCCCTGCTCGACCGGCATGGGGCCGCGGTGGCTGCCATCACGATCGCCGGGCCCTCCTCCCGCGTGCGGGACGATGAGTTTGAAGTGATCGGCGAGATTGTTCGCGAGGGAGCCCGCCGGGCCTCGGAAGAATTCAACGGACAGTAA
- a CDS encoding alpha/beta hydrolase, whose translation MRALIALLLLATSVSAAEMQVHRDLSYVERGTARQSLDLYAPADGRDRPVLIWIHGGGWRIGDKRNVQLKPQALVEHGYVFVSVGYRFVPDVDLDAMAGDIAAAIRWVHDHAREYRGSPDHLFIAGHSAGAHLAALVCTNERYLAEAGLTLGDISGCIPVDTAAYDVPELLKSRRRRRSLVYTSAFTTDATTQKRLSPITHVVRDKQIPGFLILHVASRPDSTARSQAFAQRLRDAGVAARVVPAHDKTHATINRELGKSDDPPTRALFQWLDERTRPAGTGTEPAPTRPSQD comes from the coding sequence ATGAGAGCCCTCATCGCACTGCTGCTTCTCGCGACCTCCGTCAGCGCCGCCGAGATGCAGGTCCACCGTGACCTGTCCTACGTGGAGCGAGGCACAGCCAGGCAGTCACTCGACCTGTACGCCCCGGCCGACGGTCGCGACCGGCCCGTCCTGATCTGGATCCACGGTGGCGGCTGGCGGATCGGCGACAAACGGAACGTTCAGCTGAAGCCGCAGGCCCTTGTCGAGCACGGCTACGTCTTCGTCTCGGTCGGATACCGGTTCGTACCGGACGTGGATCTCGACGCCATGGCCGGAGACATTGCCGCGGCGATACGCTGGGTTCACGATCACGCCCGGGAGTACCGTGGTTCACCCGATCACCTGTTCATCGCCGGGCACTCTGCAGGAGCCCATCTGGCGGCACTTGTCTGCACGAATGAGCGTTACCTTGCAGAAGCGGGACTGACGCTGGGCGACATCTCCGGTTGCATTCCCGTCGACACGGCTGCCTACGACGTGCCGGAACTGCTGAAGTCACGCCGCCGTCGTCGCTCACTCGTCTACACGTCCGCCTTCACCACCGATGCAACTACACAGAAGCGACTCTCACCGATCACTCATGTCGTCCGGGACAAGCAGATACCGGGCTTCCTGATTCTGCACGTGGCTTCCCGTCCGGATTCGACCGCACGCTCGCAGGCATTCGCACAGCGACTCCGTGATGCCGGCGTTGCGGCCAGGGTCGTGCCGGCTCACGACAAGACGCACGCCACGATCAATCGCGAACTGGGCAAGTCGGACGATCCCCCGACACGAGCCCTGTTCCAATGGTTGGATGAGCGAACGCGCCCAGCGGGTACGGGTACCGAACCTGCACCGACCAGGCCGTCGCAGGACTGA
- a CDS encoding sulfatase family protein produces the protein MMRSLAVLFLLLASSVAQAADRPNILFIFTDDHAPHAIGAYNGWLKDVDPTPNIDRLASQGMLFENSFCTNSICGPSRAVILTGKHSHLNGFMRNGNRFDGDQQTFPKLLQKVGYQTAMIGKWHLSSDPQGFDHWTVLPGQGQYYNPDFKTPEGRMTVEGYCTDIVTDMALEWLKEQRDQDQPFMLMCQHKAPHRTWMPALRHLNLYDDVEIPEPATLFDDWKDNASPAHIQEMEIDGHLNIVYDVFGPPINNWDPEAGKSVDRSGFRNLKKMTPEQLAAWNAAFDPKNKELEEAGLTGKELVRWKYQRYIRNYLRCIKGVDESVGRLMAYLDEAGLDENTIVIYSSDQGFYLGDHGWYDKRWMYEESLKMPLIVKWPGVTKPGSVDTHLVQNLDYAETFLDVAGAEIPSDMQGRSLVPLLKGENPEWRDAIYYHYFEFPSVHMVARHYGIRNERFKLIRFYQFGEWEFYDLKNDPDELQNEYENPEYAHIIRDMKQELEQLREHYGDSTDVSEMPQEWKAKFRNESEG, from the coding sequence ATGATGCGCTCTCTTGCCGTACTGTTTCTGCTGCTGGCCTCCAGCGTCGCGCAGGCCGCGGACCGACCGAACATCCTGTTCATCTTCACTGATGACCATGCCCCTCACGCCATCGGTGCGTACAACGGCTGGCTGAAGGATGTCGATCCGACTCCGAACATCGACCGGCTGGCCAGCCAGGGAATGCTGTTCGAGAACAGCTTCTGCACCAATTCGATCTGCGGCCCGAGCCGGGCGGTGATCCTCACCGGCAAACACAGCCACCTCAATGGATTCATGCGGAACGGCAACCGCTTCGATGGTGACCAGCAGACGTTCCCCAAGCTGCTGCAGAAGGTCGGCTACCAGACCGCGATGATCGGCAAATGGCATCTCTCGTCCGATCCGCAGGGCTTCGACCACTGGACGGTTCTTCCCGGCCAGGGGCAGTACTACAACCCCGACTTCAAAACGCCCGAGGGCCGCATGACGGTCGAAGGCTACTGCACCGACATCGTCACCGACATGGCGCTCGAGTGGCTCAAGGAGCAGCGGGACCAGGACCAGCCGTTCATGCTGATGTGCCAGCACAAGGCTCCTCATCGCACGTGGATGCCGGCCCTGCGACACCTCAACCTGTACGATGACGTCGAGATTCCCGAGCCCGCCACACTGTTCGACGACTGGAAGGACAACGCCAGCCCGGCCCACATTCAGGAAATGGAGATCGACGGTCACCTGAACATCGTTTACGACGTGTTCGGCCCGCCGATCAACAACTGGGACCCGGAGGCCGGCAAATCGGTCGACCGCTCCGGCTTCCGCAACCTGAAGAAGATGACGCCCGAGCAGCTCGCCGCCTGGAACGCCGCCTTCGATCCCAAGAACAAGGAACTCGAAGAAGCCGGTCTGACCGGGAAAGAACTGGTCCGCTGGAAGTACCAGCGTTACATCCGCAACTACCTGCGATGCATCAAGGGAGTGGACGAGAGCGTCGGCCGGCTGATGGCGTACCTCGACGAGGCGGGACTGGATGAGAACACGATTGTGATCTACTCCAGCGATCAGGGCTTCTACCTGGGCGATCACGGCTGGTACGACAAGCGGTGGATGTACGAAGAATCGCTCAAGATGCCGCTGATCGTGAAGTGGCCCGGCGTGACGAAACCGGGGAGCGTCGATACTCACCTGGTGCAGAATCTCGATTACGCCGAGACGTTCCTCGACGTCGCCGGGGCCGAGATCCCCTCCGACATGCAGGGCCGCTCGCTGGTGCCGCTGCTCAAGGGGGAAAATCCGGAATGGCGGGACGCGATCTACTACCACTACTTCGAGTTCCCCAGCGTGCACATGGTGGCCCGCCACTACGGCATCCGGAACGAACGCTTCAAGCTGATCCGCTTCTATCAGTTCGGCGAGTGGGAGTTCTACGACCTGAAGAACGACCCGGACGAGCTGCAGAACGAATACGAAAACCCGGAATACGCCCACATCATCCGGGACATGAAGCAGGAACTCGAACAGCTCCGCGAGCACTACGGCGACAGCACCGACGTCAGCGAAATGCCTCAGGAGTGGAAAGCGAAGTTCCGCAACGAGAGCGAGGGGTGA
- the upp gene encoding uracil phosphoribosyltransferase, whose protein sequence is MASLRVLEHPVIQHHLGRLRDETTGRDAFRLHVERIAALLAYEVTRDLPTEEVTIQTPLAETTGRQLKIRLGLVPILRAGLGMVRPVLDLVPGAEVWHLGMYRDEATAQPVEYYSKLSTASPVDMAVVLDPMLATGGSVTAALAELARWGVKKTSLMSIIASQDGVNRVQSEFPDVDIFVGAVDPELNEQKFIVPGLGDAGDRMFNA, encoded by the coding sequence ATGGCTTCACTTCGCGTGCTCGAGCATCCGGTCATCCAGCATCACCTGGGCCGACTGCGGGACGAAACAACGGGGCGCGATGCCTTCCGCCTGCACGTGGAACGGATCGCCGCACTGCTGGCGTACGAGGTCACCCGGGATCTGCCGACCGAAGAGGTGACGATCCAGACTCCGCTGGCCGAGACGACCGGTCGGCAACTGAAGATCCGCCTGGGGCTGGTGCCGATCCTGCGGGCCGGCCTCGGCATGGTGCGGCCCGTCCTCGACCTCGTGCCGGGAGCCGAAGTCTGGCACCTGGGGATGTACCGGGACGAAGCGACCGCCCAGCCGGTCGAATACTACAGCAAGCTCTCGACCGCGTCGCCGGTCGACATGGCGGTCGTGCTCGATCCAATGCTCGCGACGGGTGGCTCGGTCACCGCAGCACTGGCTGAACTCGCACGCTGGGGAGTGAAGAAGACGTCGCTGATGTCGATCATTGCCTCGCAGGACGGCGTCAACCGCGTTCAGTCGGAATTCCCCGATGTCGACATTTTCGTCGGTGCCGTCGACCCGGAACTGAACGAGCAGAAGTTCATCGTCCCCGGCCTGGGAGATGCCGGCGACCGGATGTTCAACGCCTGA
- a CDS encoding purine-nucleoside phosphorylase yields the protein MLAKDLQDRVDEIAGIIRSVWPTRPEAGIVLGTGLGGLADAIEQEAVFEVRELPHLPAATAIGHRGALICGRLGGVPVVAQAGRYHAYEGYPQWQITLPIRVMHQLGIGRLIMSNASGGLNPHYDVGDLVVVQDHMSLLGSNPFCGVRGDGADADRTDMSCPYDEQLMRRALEIARQERIVAHKGVYLAVTGPNFETRAEIRFMRQFADVVGMSTVPEVIVSSQLELPVVAFSMVTNRCMADVALPPDGHHVAQIAAVNEPRLRRIVTRLVGDLGGETTADRPRRARQSQSG from the coding sequence ATGCTCGCAAAGGATCTGCAGGACCGCGTCGACGAGATCGCGGGGATCATCCGTTCCGTCTGGCCGACGCGACCCGAAGCGGGCATCGTCCTCGGCACCGGACTGGGGGGGCTGGCCGACGCGATCGAGCAGGAAGCGGTCTTCGAGGTCCGCGAACTCCCCCACCTCCCCGCGGCGACCGCGATCGGACATCGGGGGGCTCTGATCTGCGGGCGGCTCGGCGGTGTGCCCGTCGTTGCCCAGGCGGGGCGGTACCACGCCTACGAAGGGTATCCCCAGTGGCAGATTACGCTGCCGATCCGCGTGATGCATCAACTGGGCATCGGCCGTCTGATCATGTCGAATGCCAGTGGCGGGCTGAATCCGCACTATGATGTGGGGGATCTCGTCGTCGTTCAGGATCACATGAGCCTGCTCGGCAGTAACCCGTTCTGCGGCGTCCGCGGGGACGGGGCCGATGCCGACCGGACCGACATGTCCTGCCCGTACGACGAGCAGCTCATGCGGCGGGCCCTCGAGATCGCCCGGCAGGAACGGATTGTCGCACACAAGGGTGTCTACCTGGCGGTGACTGGGCCGAACTTCGAAACGCGGGCCGAGATCCGGTTCATGCGGCAGTTCGCCGACGTGGTCGGCATGTCGACGGTGCCGGAGGTGATCGTCTCTTCGCAGCTCGAATTGCCGGTGGTTGCTTTCTCGATGGTGACCAACCGCTGCATGGCCGACGTCGCGCTGCCTCCGGACGGGCATCATGTGGCGCAGATAGCGGCCGTCAACGAGCCGCGGCTGCGGCGAATCGTCACGCGACTGGTGGGCGATCTTGGTGGGGAAACGACTGCTGATCGGCCCCGGCGTGCCCGGCAGAGTCAGTCCGGGTGA
- a CDS encoding malate dehydrogenase has protein sequence MKVSIIGGGGRVGSCAASALQFGGIVNEIALVDVNLDVAEGEALDLLHGASLTSDQKIYAAGPETSADADIVCITAGLRRKPDESRLDLINRNVKLFRNILADLKQAGYRKDAIVFVVSNPVDVLTYLAMEELDLPPQQVIGLGTVLDTTRLRSMLAQRLDVPPSQTQVTIFGEHGDSMVPIWSHAQIAGLPLEKYPGVTPQLIAEIEKKTRGSGAEVIKKKGGAGYAVGVSIADVIHTIALDQHRILPVSSLQNGAYGIQGVCLSVPTIVGRGGAKQHIEVELWPKELTGLQRSGSVLRETIGKVLGG, from the coding sequence ATGAAGGTTTCGATCATCGGTGGTGGCGGACGCGTTGGCTCGTGTGCCGCTTCCGCCCTGCAGTTCGGCGGCATCGTCAACGAGATCGCCCTGGTGGACGTCAATCTCGACGTCGCTGAGGGGGAAGCGCTCGACCTGCTGCACGGGGCGTCGCTGACCAGCGACCAGAAGATCTACGCCGCCGGACCCGAGACGAGTGCCGATGCGGACATCGTCTGCATCACGGCCGGTCTTCGCCGCAAGCCGGATGAAAGCCGTCTGGACCTGATCAACCGGAACGTCAAGCTGTTCCGCAACATCCTGGCTGATCTCAAGCAGGCCGGTTACCGCAAGGATGCGATCGTCTTCGTCGTGTCGAATCCGGTCGACGTGCTGACGTACCTGGCGATGGAAGAACTCGACCTGCCGCCGCAGCAGGTGATCGGCCTGGGCACGGTGCTCGACACGACGCGGCTGCGGAGCATGCTGGCCCAGCGGCTCGACGTGCCGCCGAGTCAGACGCAGGTGACGATCTTTGGCGAGCATGGCGACAGCATGGTGCCGATCTGGTCGCATGCCCAGATTGCCGGCCTGCCGCTTGAGAAGTATCCCGGCGTGACGCCGCAGTTGATTGCCGAGATCGAAAAGAAGACCCGCGGCTCCGGTGCCGAGGTGATCAAGAAGAAGGGTGGAGCCGGCTACGCGGTCGGCGTGTCGATCGCGGATGTGATCCACACGATTGCCCTGGACCAGCACCGGATTCTGCCGGTCTCGTCGCTGCAGAACGGAGCCTACGGCATTCAGGGCGTCTGCCTGAGTGTGCCGACGATCGTTGGCCGTGGCGGCGCGAAGCAGCACATCGAAGTCGAGCTGTGGCCGAAGGAACTGACCGGCCTGCAGCGGTCCGGCTCGGTGCTGCGTGAGACGATCGGCAAGGTGCTGGGGGGCTGA
- a CDS encoding class II aldolase/adducin family protein, whose amino-acid sequence MNQYHPLFTNAEARTIKEEICEIGRRVYTKGFAAANDGNISYRIGENEVLCSPTMICKGFMNPEDICMVDLDGGQLAGVKKRTSEILLHLTIMKHRPDVKAVVHCHPPHATAFAVAREAIPQCVLPEIEVFMGEVPLAPYETPGGQEFADTVVPFLKATNTIILTNHGTVSFGKTLEEAYWKTEILDAYCRILILAKELGGITYLNEQKSRELLGLKERLGFDDPRFHLENCDLCGNSAFREGYKAAEAPEPQTCAFEPPPSYPGYLKPPASGSNGSPQVNEALVQAITDQVLAALKG is encoded by the coding sequence ATGAATCAGTATCACCCCCTCTTCACGAATGCCGAGGCTCGAACGATCAAGGAGGAGATCTGCGAAATCGGCCGCCGCGTCTACACCAAAGGATTCGCTGCCGCCAACGACGGCAACATCTCCTACCGCATCGGTGAGAACGAGGTGCTCTGCAGTCCGACGATGATCTGCAAGGGTTTCATGAACCCCGAAGACATCTGCATGGTTGACCTCGATGGCGGCCAGCTGGCCGGTGTGAAGAAGCGGACCAGCGAAATTCTGCTGCACCTGACCATCATGAAGCACCGCCCCGACGTGAAGGCGGTCGTCCACTGCCATCCGCCGCACGCGACCGCGTTTGCCGTCGCCCGCGAAGCAATCCCGCAGTGCGTGCTGCCCGAGATTGAAGTCTTCATGGGCGAAGTGCCGCTCGCACCGTACGAGACGCCCGGTGGACAGGAATTCGCCGACACCGTCGTGCCGTTCCTGAAGGCAACGAACACGATCATCCTCACCAACCACGGCACGGTGAGCTTCGGCAAGACGCTCGAGGAAGCGTACTGGAAGACCGAGATTCTCGATGCCTACTGCCGCATCCTGATCCTCGCCAAGGAACTCGGCGGCATCACCTACCTCAACGAGCAGAAGTCGCGTGAGCTGCTCGGGCTCAAGGAACGGCTCGGCTTCGACGATCCGCGGTTCCATCTCGAGAACTGCGACCTGTGCGGCAACTCCGCCTTCCGCGAAGGCTACAAGGCCGCCGAAGCCCCCGAGCCGCAGACCTGTGCCTTCGAGCCGCCGCCGTCCTACCCCGGCTACCTCAAGCCGCCCGCCTCGGGCAGCAACGGTTCGCCGCAGGTCAACGAGGCGCTCGTTCAGGCAATTACCGACCAGGTGCTGGCCGCGCTGAAGGGCTGA